GCCGATGTTCTGCGCTATCTGAAACAAGCGCCCGAGCTCGATGTCATCGACGAGGAACTGTTCGCACTTTTTTCGAACTGGTTCGACGTCGGCAATCTCGAGTTGCGCCGCATCTCGTGGCAGTCGCCCGCCGCGCTGCTGGAAAAGTTGATCGCGTACGAGGCGGTGCACGAGATCCGCTCGTGGAGCGACCTGCGCAACCGCATGGATGCCGACCGCCGCTGCTATGCGTTCTTCCATCCGCGCATGCCGGAGGAGCCGCTCATCTTCGTCGAGATCGCGCTGGTGACCGAGATGGCGTCGAACGTGCACGCGCTGCTCGACGAGGCGGCCCCGCGCATGGATCCGCACAGCGCACAGGCGGCGATCTTCTATTCGATCTCCAGCACGCAGGCGGGGCTGCGCGGGGTGTCGTTCGGCGACTTCCTGATCAAGCGCGTCGTCGAGCAGCTCACCGCCGAATTTCCGCGGCTCAGGATCTTCGCCACGCTGTCTCCGGTCCCGGGCTTTCGCAAATGGCTGGAGGCGCGGCTCAAGGCGAAGGACGGGAGCCTCTTCGGACCGGAAGAGGCGACCTTGCTCGCGAGCATCGCCGGCGTCCTCGACCCCTTCGACGCGGTCGTCACGCTGCTGGAGCGCGACCTCGCCAAGGACGAGCACAGCGCCACCGCGCTGGCACCGCTGCTCACGCATCTCGTCGCGCGCTATCTGGTCGAGGAGAAGGAGGCCGAGCGCCCGCTCGATCCCGTGGCACGCTTTCATCTCGGCAACGGCGCCCGTCTGGAGCGCGTCAACTGGCTGGCCGACGTTTCGCCGCGCGGCATGCGGCAATCCGTCGGCATGATGGTGAACTACCTGTATCGCCTGGGGGACATCGAGGCCAACCACGAGGCGTATGCGCGCAAGGGACGCGTGACGATCAGCGACACCGTCAAGCGCAGCCTGCGCAAGCCCGCCTGAGCCCTCGGGGTGTCAACGCAGCCCGAGCTTCCTGCTCACGTCTTCCTTGAAGCGGATGGCGTGCTCCGGATTCGGAATCTCGCAGGCGAGCGCATCGATCGTCGTCTCCAGATCGCGCGGCTGCTCGAAATGCTCGGCGCAGACGATCGTCACCATCGGACCGATGTAGTCGGCCAGTGCACGCTCGATAACCGTCTTGGCTTCGCTTGAGATCGCCGTTGTAGCGGAGGCGACTGGCGCCGCCCGGGCAGTGCTCGCGCTCTTCGCGAGTTGTTCGAGGATCACGGTCGTGGGTGGCAGCGTCTGCCGCGACGGTGCCGCGACCACACCCTCAGCGAAACGGAAACGACAGCTTTCGATCGCCTGCATGAGCGGCAGCGCGTTCGCGCCGAGCCTTGACTTGAAGACCACAAAGGTGATCTCGCCCTCGACCAGATTGATCTGCGCGGCGTGGTTGGTGTCGGTGGCGACGTAGACGATTCCGGTGCGTCGCTCACGCGACCACTCGCCGAGCGCGGCGACCAGATCGGCGGACGGAACGTAGGCCTGGCTCACAATGGCTCCCCCTTCGTGACGCTGCAACCGGCCGCGGTCAGGCGCGCTTGCGCAGCCTGCCCATGGCCATCTGGATGCTGACGCTCATCCGCTCGATGGCGCGCGCGAGCGCACCGATCTCGTCGCCGCGCCCGGTTTCCACGATCTTGCCGCCGCTCTCGCCACGGCTGAGACTGTCGGCGACCGTCGTCAGCCGGCGGATCGGATCGGCCAGTCGGCGGCCGAGCCAGTAGGCGACGACCAGCACGAAGGCGACGGTCACCACCATGAGCACGAGCGAATCGCGCTCGACCTGACGCAGTGGAGCAAACGCCTCGTCGTAGTCCTGCTGCACGATGAGGCTCCAGCCGTCCCCGAGCT
The Betaproteobacteria bacterium genome window above contains:
- a CDS encoding malonyl-CoA decarboxylase family protein, which codes for ADVLRYLKQAPELDVIDEELFALFSNWFDVGNLELRRISWQSPAALLEKLIAYEAVHEIRSWSDLRNRMDADRRCYAFFHPRMPEEPLIFVEIALVTEMASNVHALLDEAAPRMDPHSAQAAIFYSISSTQAGLRGVSFGDFLIKRVVEQLTAEFPRLRIFATLSPVPGFRKWLEARLKAKDGSLFGPEEATLLASIAGVLDPFDAVVTLLERDLAKDEHSATALAPLLTHLVARYLVEEKEAERPLDPVARFHLGNGARLERVNWLADVSPRGMRQSVGMMVNYLYRLGDIEANHEAYARKGRVTISDTVKRSLRKPA
- a CDS encoding DUF4388 domain-containing protein, with product MSQAYVPSADLVAALGEWSRERRTGIVYVATDTNHAAQINLVEGEITFVVFKSRLGANALPLMQAIESCRFRFAEGVVAAPSRQTLPPTTVILEQLAKSASTARAAPVASATTAISSEAKTVIERALADYIGPMVTIVCAEHFEQPRDLETTIDALACEIPNPEHAIRFKEDVSRKLGLR